The Winslowiella toletana region TTGGCGACCTTCCCGGTGGATTTTTGCTGGAAAACCTCGGCTACACCTTTGGTTTTGTCATTGTCATCATGGCACGCCAACAACTGTTTACGGAAAATACCGTAACCGCCGTGCTGCCGATTATGCACAAACCTACCGGCAGCAATTTTCTGTTGCTGCTCCGCCTGTGGGGCATTGTATTAATGGGCAATATTGTTGGCACCGGGCTGGCCGCGCTGGCATTTAATCATATGCCTATTTTCGACGACGCCACGCGTGAAGCCTTTACCCATATCAGTGAAAAAGTGATGGCCAACCCGCCTGCCGAAATGTTTGCTAACGCAGTGGTTTCAGGCTGGATTATCGCCACAATGGTGTGGATGTTCCCTTCAGCCGGCGCAGCCAAAATCGTGGTAATCATTATGATGACATGGCTGGTGGCGCTGGGCGATTTAGCCCATATCGTGGTGGGTTCGGTCGAGGTGCTCTATCTGGTATTTGACGGCACGATCCCGTGGTATGAGTTTTTCTGGCCTTTCGCGCTGCCGACGCTGGCTGGCAATATTATTGGCGGAACCTTTATTTTTGCGCTGATCAGCCATGCGCAAATTCGTAATGAAATTAGCCAGAAAGCCAAGGCAGAAGCGGCAGCGAAAAAACGCAAAGCAGAGCGCGAGGAGCAATCGGCAGAAAATAGTCAGTCCTGACTGGCGACAGAATAAGCAATTGGACGGGTAAGTAGTTAATCTGCGTGTAAAAATGCGCTATACTGCCCGTCCTCGTCCCCTTAGTTAAATGGATATAACGAGCCCCTCCTAAGGGCTAGTTGTAGGTTCGATTCCTGCAGGGGACGCCACAGAACGCTTTTTTGAACCCGCTATAATTCACTTACCCTCAATTCAGCTAAGTGTTACGCTAATTAATACTGGTTTCCGGAACAAATGGGTAAGTGGGTAAAACCAGGCTTACTTGCCATATAGAGCGGCGCACAGGTAGGTTTTCTTGGTTGTAGCTGTACCGACTCCTCATTTTCCACAACAGGTGGAGATACTACTTTTTTTTTGGGTGCTGTTACTGCTTTCTTCTGCTGAACTTTTTTGACCGTTGCTGAAGATGTTATCTGCTGACTGGAACCTGAACCATAACCTGAACAGACTCGTTTCGACTGACTTAAACTGCCGTCGTTACAAACAAACGCACCACCTGTCGTACAATGAGAAATTCCGCCTTTAGATCCTGAACAAGGCTGCCGACCACGTGCGGCATCTGTCTGTGTGGCTACCAGCAGGCTCAGCATCAACAGTGGTATTATTTTTTTCATTTATCCTCCGATAATATAATTCAACGCTATTCAGTGTTCGATCTTAATGCTCTCCCGCATAGCCAATCTGAGCCATTACTTAAAATCATGGTTTTTCCACTTGCTGCTTTATTAATGCGTAACGGTTAAGCAGCTGGTTCAGGCGCATATCGGTTTGCGACAGCAGCGCAGCGGGGAGCGGCGCCCCGCTCTCAATCTGAGCCAGTTGGTTTAACTGCTCTTCCACCGGAACCGAGCGCCCGAAGTTCTGCGTTATCGCAAACACCATCGACTTCAGCTCAGAACCGGTCAGGTATTTACCTTTACGCTCATCAAGTGCATTGAGGCGTCTGGTCAGCTCGCGAAGGCCTTCCATTCCCTGATGCCAGCCTGAAAGCGCCTCAGATGGCAGAGCATTGCCAATAATATGCTGCTGCCACTGCGCTTTCAGACTGTCTGAATCTTCCGGTTTCGCTCTGGCAGCCAGTTCAAAACCGTAGTTCTGTAGCCACAGTGGCGAAAACTGCCCCAGTTCTGTCAGGGCAGTTTTATCTGCCAATACAGGCACGGGACTACTTTCCACCGGACGAATAATCTGCCAGCTCCATAAACCTGCTGCAGCCAGTATCAGCATGGTCAGCATACCGGCAGCAAAACTTTTCCACGGCTTTTTGGCTGCAGGCTTTGAAGAGTCAGTGACGATGCGTGGCGCAACAGGTTCTTCACGGGCTACATAAACCAGCGGTTCAGAAGGCGCTGCGGGTGTCGGGCCAGGCGAGTCGCAGGATGACGCGGGTAATATCACCGCATTATTATCACTGCTCTCTGCATCCATATTCTCAAGCCTTGTTGCCGCGTTGTGCATAAACGTGCACAGTTCGCCCATCTGGCTGACATTTTTCAGCTCCAGGCGCTGCAATACCTGACGAATACCGTTGAGATGTTGTTCTGCCTGATAAACCAGAGGTAAATCGGCGTACCGCAAACTGAGAGTACGCAGCAGCGATTGCAGACGCTGACTGAATGCGGCGAGGATTTCCATCCGCGCATGGACCGGCTGCGGCCACATCACGCCCCACTGATGCATCAGCAGTGCTTCAATAATCGCCAGCCCTTCGTTAAGGCCGTTCATTCCGGCCTGACGGGTGCGCGCCAGCGTATACCAGCACACCGTCTGCAGCTCCACACCGTTTTGGCGAAACAGCGACAGACTCAGCTGCTCCACTCGCGCCCAGTTCACATCGGGTCGCGCCGGATGTGACAACTTAGCCAGCTCATCACGCAGGGCGACGTAATCCGGCAGCGCGCGCGGGTCGCTGCCGGTTTTAAGTTGATTATGATTATTCACGGACAATTTCCGTCAGTTGATAAAAATGAGAATGATAATGGCGAAAGGCAGCGCATCAGTCAGGGCAGCAGACCTTCGATAATGCCGAAAAATACTTCTTCGTTTAACAGACGATCGGGCCTGGACAATATGCCAGTCTGGGTGCAGGTCCAGTCGGTGGCCTTGCCCGAGCGCATAAATAAACGGCAGAGGGGGGTGATCTTTCCTTCAACGCAAAGCGTAGCTTCAACACAGCCCGTCACGCCCTGCCCGTATAAAAAAATTGGCGTAAATTTAATCGTCCTGCCTTCATAGCGAAGCTGATGCCCGGGAACGTCAAAAGCGCTGTTGCCCACCAGCAAATCGATCAGCCGCACGGTGAAAGTTTCAACCCGGATACCCGAATCCTTGAGCCAGTTTTCCATCTCTTCCTGAAGCAAATGCATCCGCTGACGAAACAACGCCAGATCTGCCTGGCTTTTATTTTCAAAGCTATCGTGACGCCCTTGCTGCTCCAGAAGCCTTTTCAAAAATCGCGCTTTTACTGACATCTTTTTCCCTGTAATTTCCCGTCCGGCGCCCGGAGCGACCTATAATCGTGTCTGATTATCGAAGTAGTTTTGCTGCTTAAGATGGCGAATCAACACCCGTCCTTCCGGCATAAATTCGGTACCATAGCGAACCAGCCCAATTCCTTTCAGCTCAGCATCGATGGCATACCGCAATTCACCGGGAATCTCCTGCTCCAGCATCACCACGCTAATTCTTTTTAGCCGGGGCTCATATTTCAGCAGGACAGTGGACAGCGTGGTCATCAGTTGATGAGCGGTACCGGGCATCCCCTGCAGGATTTTGGTCATATCCGGCAGGCCATAATCCGGCAAATGCGCCAGCGTGCCGGCACGACAGTTGAGGATGCGCTGCATATTGTCCAGCACCGATAAAATTACCTGATTCTGCTCGCTGACCTGATGCAGATCGAGACCGCCGCTGAAGTTGCCCGTCAGCATTTCGTACAGTGAAGGTGCATTGTGTCCCTGTGGCATCAGTTCTCCTTTATCGGCAACAGCCGCAGGCTGTTGTTACCGGCCTCGAGAACACGTGGTTTATCAGGATCCAGCTCCTCACGCTCCAGCACTCGCTTCCAGTTATTCTTTGCCATATCAGGATGACGGAACAGGCCCACCACTGCGACAAACTTTGCCTCAGCTTCCATCGGCATATCCAGTGAGGCATCACCGCCAGGCTTAACAACCACATCGCGGCTGGCAAGCAGATCCGCTTGTAGTAGATTATCTCCGTCCCTCAGCAATTGCTGATAAACCGTTTTGTCGAAAGTTTTTCGATCTTTTAATTGATAGATACGCAGCACCACTGGTTCGGAAAGAGAATTACTCTCCCTGGCATCGGTATTAAGCGCTTCACGAGCGGTAAAATCGAGATGCAGAACTTTAATTTTTTTATAAAACACTGAGTTAAAAGCCGATTTGCTGCCATCCGTGACGCTCTGCGTCAGGCCACAACCGGTGAGACTAAGCGCCAGCAGCGGCGTCAGCCAGAACGCGGTTCTAGTCAAATTTGTAAGTAACACGTCGATTTCCTTGTTGTAGCGTTGCAGGCTGCAAGCCGCTGTAATATCCCAGTTCAGTGGTGAAGGTCGGTGAGATGTCATCTGGCATGCTCTCTTCTTCAATACCCAGCACGCCGTTCATTCCCAGCCAGAAAGGCGCGTCGCCCAGTGGCGGAACAGCTAACAGCCGGGTACCTACCGTCAAAGTAATACGAGCTTTAAACCGCCAGCCAAGATACACCCGTAGCATCACCAAAAAATCCTGATACAACAGCCCATCCGGCCGCCAGCCATTGGTTTCCTGCTCACTCTCCGTCGAGAGCGCAATCAGTAGCTGACTGCTGGCATCCATCGCTTCATCGCCCAACGGTGTGTTGCCATCCAGCAGAAAATCTTGATCGTCGTAAAAACCCAATGGCTGACTGATCTCCACCGGTCGCAGGCTGTAGGGACTGACCTTCACCGAGGTCTCCGGTGCCAACAGACTGACCAGAGCCTGCATCCCTTCCTGGGTTTTCCCAGGCTGACGCAGCACGCTCAACAGTGCCAGAAAGCGTGAGACTGGTGTGGCAATCTGTTTTGCTGTACCAGGAATGCCAAGACCGACCAGCCCCAGCAGCGACTGTGATATCGCGTCACTACCGCCGGCTTCAAAGGTGGCCGGATAGGAATACTTACGCCAGATACGGTAAAACTGCGTCAGAATGCGGTGACTGAAGAGATCGAGAAAGCTCTGTAGCGCTTCATGCCCTTCCCTGCGCTGAGTGATATCATCGAGATATGCCGTCGGCAGCGGCGAGTCGACACCGTACATTCCCATAAAGGTCGTGCGCACCACCGGAGGTTTGCTTTCATCCTCTTCGTCATATTCAACCACTTTAAGTTCGCTGGCAGGGAAACCCATTCCAGGATGAGGGCTGAAACGAACCGGATCGTCCGATGGATGACTGGTTGAACCCAGCAGCGGTTTGGCTGGCTGGCTTTTTTCCAGTAACTGGCAGAAGCGGTAAAAATTAATCCGGTTCAGTTCGGCTTCCAGCCGCGGGGTCAGCCGGGAATGCGGCGATTGTGTTTCTCTTCCCATTCCAGGCGTTCTCCAGTTGGTTGCAGAATAATAATCAGTCGGTTAAACAGGTAGATATCCGTATACAGCGCAAAAAAGCGGCTGAGCATTTCACCAAACAGACAGATATCCCCTTTCCCGGCAAAACCATTACAGTCAAGGGTCACTTCAATCTGCACACCGCGCAGCAGATAGCCCTGTTCAAAGCGTTCAGTTTCACTATGGCGGACGTCGATAATCGCCTCCAGCCGGCGTCGGTTCACCTCGCTGTTTGTCCACTCGTACAGCGCCAGCGTGCCACGTAACACTTCGGCATTATCCATCATCGACAGGAAACCACTGCCAAGATGACTCAGCACGCGCCAGTGAAAACGATCCTGATCTGGCGGATAGCACGGCAGCGTTGGGGCGCACAGGTTGCGCACGACGATACTTGCTGAGGTGGTTTTCATCACCGTATCCAGTACGGTGCTTTGCAGCGCGCGGCGCGGTAACTGGCCGTTGGTACCGGTCAGCGTCAATGAGAGGCTCTCATCTTGCGGCACAGTGTGGTTATCAAAAGCTTCACCCCCGAGGATCAGCCAGGTATTGTGTAGCCCGGATGGCCCGCGACGCACACGGGTATGGTAGTAATATTCTGGTGCCTCGTGTCGCATCATGCCGCCCTTGTGACGGAAGCTGGAAAACGGTACGTAGACATGCTGGCTGGATGACATCACGGAATCAACTGCGTAAATCTCGGTATGTCCGTCCTGGATACGCATCGGGCGCAGCATATATTCCGTCTGCAGCGAGTTAAGCGTCAGCGGGTCAGATTCCAATGGGAAAAGGTTGATTACCGGCACACAATTGAGACGGAGATGCTTCTCGTTAAAGCTGAAATCATGCTCCCAGCGTTCCGCCAGCACCACGTCGATTTCAAACCACGGCAACTCTGCCGGAAAATCGACCGTCTCCAGTCCTTGCAGCCCGGTGAACATAAACTTCTCGCGGAAGGTAAAATACTCAAGCAACAGCTGATAACCACTGAAACTACTGCTGCCTTTCGGCCATAAGCCGTCGTCATCACCAAAACCCAGCGCGACGAGAGATCCGTCAAATGGGCGCCTGTCGGTATCGCCGGGAAGCCGCAGCCACATTCTGGCAACATTCATGGTAAAGGCTTCATGCATGGCACAGGCCAGCGGCGCGTCGGCGTTTAAATAGAGAGGAATACGGCTGAGATCGATACGGCTCCAGTCGGCGAGACTGCTGCAGTTAAATCGCAGGCTGACAACGGAGCGCCCATCCGAATCGGTAGTCAACGTCGCTTTTTCCAGCGACAGCGGCTGAAGGTTGATCTCCTTAGTGGTGGTGTAACGACAGCGCGTACTCTTCTCGCCGATCGGGCGCGAAAGTACCTCAAAGCCCCTGGCGATACGCATCATCTCTTTCATCTCACGCCAGTCTGGAGTGAACTCCACCACTGACATCGAAGGGATGGTACGCAGATAGTGCGGCCATAGCATACTGACCAGCCCTTCGGTCAGTTCCGGTAGGTCGTCGTCGAGCTTCTCACGCAGCCGCCCCATCATAAAGGCAAATCCCTCAAACAGGCGTTCCACGTAAGGATCGCGCGCCCCAGCCTTGTCGAGGTTTAACATCGCCGCCCGATCGGGATGGGCACGGGCAAACTCTTCACCAGCTTCAAGCAGGTAGCGCATTTCTGCGTCGTAATAACGTAGGGTTAAGTCGTCCATAATAATTTCTGCTTAATTAATTGCTGCATTTTTTACGATAAATACAAGCAGTCGGATTTAATGAGAGCAAAGTGAAGATTCTTTGACATATTTCTTGGCCAAGCCAGGCATCCATCCTGACGGAATACCTTTACAAGATACATATCCTCTTTTTCTAAGTCCCTTGGGATATAAATTAGAAAAAATCACTCCACCAATAACTTCGGCGTGTCAGAGATCCTGTCAGGTAATTCGTTGAATACCGGGCCTGCAGGGCTGGACATTCCACCTTCCACGGCAACCATACCATCGAGTAAATTACAGATAAGTTGTCCCTGAATCATCACAGCGGCCAGTATAAGAAACAGAATTTTTAGCCATTGGCCGTCAAACTTAAAGGCAATATAAAAATAAAGCCCTGAAATAAATACGCAGCCAATACTGGCAAGTAAAATCTGATTTGGCGTCACGCCTTTATTCTTTAATCAGCGGGTGCTATTTTTTTGCCCAGCTTTTATCCCGTGTTGCAATCGGTCGACGATCTTTTAAATTAAGTTCCATTTTTAACTTATTTCCTGACTTTCTTTTAACGTCATAAAGTATTACTAACCAAATTTCTGTTATTTGAATTATCCGCAAAGTACCGCAGCACGCGCCGGGTCAAGCATAATCAAACCCGAAAGCAGCGTATCCATTTGCGGTTGTAGCCGTATTTTATCCGCTTCAGCCCGGCTGGCTTTTGCCCGCAGCAGCTTGAGCCGGCGTGCTTTGACCTCAAATATCAGTTCCGGCGTCCATTTTTCCAGCGTCAGTGTCATTGCACCACTATCGAGTTCACCCAGCAGGTGTAGCGCCATTTCGTTTTTGCCGTATTGCTCAGTAACGCGGGCCATTAGTAAACGCATCAGCCACTGATTGCGGGCAGAGGTAAAACCAGGGCGCGCCTGCAGCCAGTTAAGCGCAACTTCAATACCGTCACTGTCAGCCAGCGCCAGTACTTCAGGTTCCAGGGCCAGCATATCGTCATCTGAAGATATCGCGGCACTGACCGGCTCACTCTTCCAGCCCGGCAGATCATCGAGCACTTTTTCGTTAATCCAGTTCAGCGTGACTTCATCCGCAAAAGGCGTGCCGTCATTGAAAGCCAGTGATTCCAGCCCCGGCAGGCGTACCAGTAATCCTTTCAGATCGCGGCAAACAATATCAGCGCGCACGCTGTCACTGTCGAACTTTACCAGCGCCTGCCAGGTATACCACTGCACGTCCAGCCACAAATGGTTGACGCCTTGCGCCAGCAAGCTGTCGCTCTGCTCGAGTAATTCACCCCAGCTCTGTTGCAGGTACAGACGTTTGAGATGAGCGCGATGATCCGGTTTTGGCGGGACCAGACGTGTGCGCCCACTGGCATCCAGCGGCGGCAACTCCGATAACGTGTCCCAGCGCACGCTTTTAATCAGATGGTGACTCGCAAGCCAGCCGCCGGGCTGATCGCGCAGATACTTAGCCAGCACTTTGGCCTGATCCAGCAGATCGCGCCCGGAAGTTACGGTAGCCATTACCGGGGCAGAAGAGATCGAAGCTGCTGTAGCCAGACTCTCTTCGCGACTGGTTTGCGGCACAAGACTGTTCGCCCCACCGCTTTGTATCAGCCGGTTTTCCAGCGCCTGATACAGCCCTGAGAATTGTGGGCGGCTGGCTTCATCTGTTGATTGCAAAGCCCGCTCTGTCAGCAGCATCGCACCGGTAATGCGCTGCATTATGGTCACATCAACTTCCGGATATAGCGACAGGCTGTCCAGCACCCGGCTACTGCCGAGCCACTCCAGTGCCGATTTACGGCTGCGATCGCGCTGCGGATGAAGCTTCGTGCCAAAGCGCTCCAGCATACCAGCCAGTAGTTCCAGTCCGTCGGCTAATCCCGGTTCACCGTCCTGATGCAGACGCGCCCAGATGTAAAAAGTGACCACGCGTAAGTCTTTGCCGACTCCGGTCAGCAACTTTTCTGCGAGGGTACAAATCAGCCCGGTATCGATCCCGGAGAGTTTGTTCACTTCTTCACGGATCTGCTGAAAGTCGTCGTCATAACCCGGATCCTCACCGGTCGGCTGACTGTTATTAACGGGTGCCAGCCAGCGGTTCCAGTCAGCGCTGTGCGAGCGCGCTGAGTTCAGCAGCGTGCTTTCATCGGCGGCGCAGGCGTGAAGTAAATTCTGCAGAGTGGTCATTATTCGGCTTCGTCCATGTCCATGCTGTCATTGTTACTGGCAAATGCCTGCGCAGTCGCGCTGGCATCAACACTGAAAATCTGCTCCGGCAGGCTAAATCCCCGCAGCGTCAGCAACGCCAGCGGACCGTTGCCCAGCTGTGAGCGCAGCACCCATTGCAATGTGCTGTCATCCGGCGCGGTATAACTCATCATCCACTGACTGCGGTCGAGCTGCTGGCGTTTACCCTGTTCCAGCCAACGGATAAAGCCCCAGGTTCCGCTGTAGTCGCCGAACAGACGTGCACCAGCATGGGTCGACGTCCAGGTCAGCAT contains the following coding sequences:
- a CDS encoding formate/nitrite transporter family protein; amino-acid sequence: MAQQDKNQLDDVEVESEESEQGKEIEVDEEELPSAAAAVHEQIRSDGEKELERDGMALLWSAIAAGLSMGASLMAKGIFQVHLGDLPGGFLLENLGYTFGFVIVIMARQQLFTENTVTAVLPIMHKPTGSNFLLLLRLWGIVLMGNIVGTGLAALAFNHMPIFDDATREAFTHISEKVMANPPAEMFANAVVSGWIIATMVWMFPSAGAAKIVVIIMMTWLVALGDLAHIVVGSVEVLYLVFDGTIPWYEFFWPFALPTLAGNIIGGTFIFALISHAQIRNEISQKAKAEAAAKKRKAEREEQSAENSQS
- a CDS encoding YdcA family protein, with translation MKKIIPLLMLSLLVATQTDAARGRQPCSGSKGGISHCTTGGAFVCNDGSLSQSKRVCSGYGSGSSQQITSSATVKKVQQKKAVTAPKKKVVSPPVVENEESVQLQPRKPTCAPLYMASKPGFTHLPICSGNQY
- a CDS encoding VasL domain-containing protein, encoding MSVNNHNQLKTGSDPRALPDYVALRDELAKLSHPARPDVNWARVEQLSLSLFRQNGVELQTVCWYTLARTRQAGMNGLNEGLAIIEALLMHQWGVMWPQPVHARMEILAAFSQRLQSLLRTLSLRYADLPLVYQAEQHLNGIRQVLQRLELKNVSQMGELCTFMHNAATRLENMDAESSDNNAVILPASSCDSPGPTPAAPSEPLVYVAREEPVAPRIVTDSSKPAAKKPWKSFAAGMLTMLILAAAGLWSWQIIRPVESSPVPVLADKTALTELGQFSPLWLQNYGFELAARAKPEDSDSLKAQWQQHIIGNALPSEALSGWHQGMEGLRELTRRLNALDERKGKYLTGSELKSMVFAITQNFGRSVPVEEQLNQLAQIESGAPLPAALLSQTDMRLNQLLNRYALIKQQVEKP
- the tssE gene encoding type VI secretion system baseplate subunit TssE, with amino-acid sequence MPQGHNAPSLYEMLTGNFSGGLDLHQVSEQNQVILSVLDNMQRILNCRAGTLAHLPDYGLPDMTKILQGMPGTAHQLMTTLSTVLLKYEPRLKRISVVMLEQEIPGELRYAIDAELKGIGLVRYGTEFMPEGRVLIRHLKQQNYFDNQTRL
- the tssJ gene encoding type VI secretion system lipoprotein TssJ — its product is MLLTNLTRTAFWLTPLLALSLTGCGLTQSVTDGSKSAFNSVFYKKIKVLHLDFTAREALNTDARESNSLSEPVVLRIYQLKDRKTFDKTVYQQLLRDGDNLLQADLLASRDVVVKPGGDASLDMPMEAEAKFVAVVGLFRHPDMAKNNWKRVLEREELDPDKPRVLEAGNNSLRLLPIKEN
- the tssG gene encoding type VI secretion system baseplate subunit TssG, giving the protein MGRETQSPHSRLTPRLEAELNRINFYRFCQLLEKSQPAKPLLGSTSHPSDDPVRFSPHPGMGFPASELKVVEYDEEDESKPPVVRTTFMGMYGVDSPLPTAYLDDITQRREGHEALQSFLDLFSHRILTQFYRIWRKYSYPATFEAGGSDAISQSLLGLVGLGIPGTAKQIATPVSRFLALLSVLRQPGKTQEGMQALVSLLAPETSVKVSPYSLRPVEISQPLGFYDDQDFLLDGNTPLGDEAMDASSQLLIALSTESEQETNGWRPDGLLYQDFLVMLRVYLGWRFKARITLTVGTRLLAVPPLGDAPFWLGMNGVLGIEEESMPDDISPTFTTELGYYSGLQPATLQQGNRRVTYKFD
- the tssF gene encoding type VI secretion system baseplate subunit TssF, whose amino-acid sequence is MDDLTLRYYDAEMRYLLEAGEEFARAHPDRAAMLNLDKAGARDPYVERLFEGFAFMMGRLREKLDDDLPELTEGLVSMLWPHYLRTIPSMSVVEFTPDWREMKEMMRIARGFEVLSRPIGEKSTRCRYTTTKEINLQPLSLEKATLTTDSDGRSVVSLRFNCSSLADWSRIDLSRIPLYLNADAPLACAMHEAFTMNVARMWLRLPGDTDRRPFDGSLVALGFGDDDGLWPKGSSSFSGYQLLLEYFTFREKFMFTGLQGLETVDFPAELPWFEIDVVLAERWEHDFSFNEKHLRLNCVPVINLFPLESDPLTLNSLQTEYMLRPMRIQDGHTEIYAVDSVMSSSQHVYVPFSSFRHKGGMMRHEAPEYYYHTRVRRGPSGLHNTWLILGGEAFDNHTVPQDESLSLTLTGTNGQLPRRALQSTVLDTVMKTTSASIVVRNLCAPTLPCYPPDQDRFHWRVLSHLGSGFLSMMDNAEVLRGTLALYEWTNSEVNRRRLEAIIDVRHSETERFEQGYLLRGVQIEVTLDCNGFAGKGDICLFGEMLSRFFALYTDIYLFNRLIIILQPTGERLEWEEKHNRRIPG
- a CDS encoding CDP-alcohol phosphatidyltransferase family protein, coding for MTPNQILLASIGCVFISGLYFYIAFKFDGQWLKILFLILAAVMIQGQLICNLLDGMVAVEGGMSSPAGPVFNELPDRISDTPKLLVE
- the tssA gene encoding type VI secretion system protein TssA, with protein sequence MTTLQNLLHACAADESTLLNSARSHSADWNRWLAPVNNSQPTGEDPGYDDDFQQIREEVNKLSGIDTGLICTLAEKLLTGVGKDLRVVTFYIWARLHQDGEPGLADGLELLAGMLERFGTKLHPQRDRSRKSALEWLGSSRVLDSLSLYPEVDVTIMQRITGAMLLTERALQSTDEASRPQFSGLYQALENRLIQSGGANSLVPQTSREESLATAASISSAPVMATVTSGRDLLDQAKVLAKYLRDQPGGWLASHHLIKSVRWDTLSELPPLDASGRTRLVPPKPDHRAHLKRLYLQQSWGELLEQSDSLLAQGVNHLWLDVQWYTWQALVKFDSDSVRADIVCRDLKGLLVRLPGLESLAFNDGTPFADEVTLNWINEKVLDDLPGWKSEPVSAAISSDDDMLALEPEVLALADSDGIEVALNWLQARPGFTSARNQWLMRLLMARVTEQYGKNEMALHLLGELDSGAMTLTLEKWTPELIFEVKARRLKLLRAKASRAEADKIRLQPQMDTLLSGLIMLDPARAAVLCG